Genomic window (Polaribacter batillariae):
TCGGAGTGATATTTTAAATTTCAAATAAATATATTTGAGATATGAAATACAAGAAATGGACATTAGCACAGAAGTTAGAAATACTATCAGTTTCAGAAGAAATCGGCATTGTTGAAGCCTGCCGAAAATACAGTGTAAGCACAGGTACTTTCTACAGTTGGCGGAAAAAGTTTGAGCACAAAGGTGAAGCTGGTTTAAAAGTTACCTATGACACTAAAAGCAAAGAACTTAAAGAAGCCGAACAAGAAAATCGTGTTTTAAGAAAATTACTAAGCGATAGAGAAATAGAACTTGAAGTGCAACGAGAACTTTTAAAAAAAAAGTTTGGAACGTCCGATCCAAGAAAGATCTAGTAGACGCTATATATAAAAAACATAAAATTAGCAAGAGTAAGATTATCAAAATGGTAGGTATTGTGTCAAGTAGCTATTATAGAAAGCCTAGTGGTGGTAAAAAAGGAAATAAGCCAACTAAAGAGACCTTTCACAAGACTAAAGGCCTGGTATTGCAGGATGACGTAGTTGCAGCTATTAAAGAGGTTTTAAAGGATGAATTTATAGATTGTGGCTATAGATTAATGACCAGTTATTTAAATAGAGACGGCTATACTATAAACCATAAAAAGCTATATAGAATTATGAAGGAAGAAGGTCTGTTGAAGCTTGACAATAGGATAGATAGAAGTGGTTCTGGACGTAAATTTGTAAAGTTTAGAAAGGTTTATACTTCTAGACCTTTGGAGTGTTTAGAGATGGATATAAAGATGGTTTGGATACCAAGTGTAGGTAAAAACGCTTATTTACTCTCGGTTATTGACGTTCACACACGTAGAATATTGAAAGACTATTTTTCCTTTAATATCAAACAAAATCACGTAATAGCGCTATTATCTGCATTGTTTGAAGATTGTGATTATCCCAATAATGTAGTTATTAGGAGTGATAATGGCAGTCAATTTATAGCAAAAAAAGTGCGTGAATATTTAGGATTAATCGGAGTACAACAAGAATTTACACACATTGCGACTCCAGAAGAGAATGCACATATTGAAGCATACCACGGAATATTAAAAAAAGAAGTATTCAAAAGGTTCGATTATCAATATTTTGGAGAAATAGAGCAAATACTAAAACGCTACGTGAAATTTTACAATAATAGAAGGATCCATGGTCTATTAGGACGAATAACTCCAATGGAAAAATGGAGTCAAGATAAACACCTTATTAGAAGAAATAAATTAACAGCTTAATTAATAATCGAAATTTAAAAGATTACTCTTGTTTTATAGGGGTCAAAACAGCCAAGAATAGCATTTGAAATAAAATGACTTGAATTATATAATTTATCATTGTTTTTTGTTTTTTAAATTTTCCTCAAAAAGACTTTAAGTCAGTACATTTTTTATACGAATATAAAAACACAGGGTTTTAGACTGCCTACTATAAACTACCCACTGCCCACTGCCTACTGCCAACTGATTACTGCCTACTGCCTACTGCCTACTGCCTACTGCCAACTGCCCACTTCAAACTGCCCACTGCCTACTGCCTACTGCTTACTACTTCTTATTCACTTCTTTTAAAATTGCTTCTAATTCTTTAACATCCATTTTATTTTCTTTTACAAAAAAGGAAACCATACTTTTAAACGAGCCGTTAAAATAACCGTTCATTAATTTGTGTAAACTTTGGTTGCTATAGGTTTCTTTATCGATTATTGGATAATAAATAAAACCTCTACCTACAGCTTTATGAGCTACAAATTCTTTATTTTCTAAAATTCTTATAATCGTAGAAACAGTATTATAAGCGGGTTTTGGTTTGGGCAATTTATCGATAACCTCTTTTACAGAAGCTTTTTCTAAATCCCACAAAACCTGCATTATCTGCTCCTCTGCTTTTGTTAATTGTTTGTTCATTTTTTAGATGTTTATTTTTTACTTAACCAATACATTAAATTTCTTATAAATCGAATGTTATTAGGAGCGCTTTCTGCGTGAAAACCAAACTTAAACGTCCCAGAATTATTCGTTAGTGTTTGCGCTGTAAACACTGCTGCTTCTCCAAAAACGGTTATTTTCCCTTACCAAATTTTACAATAAAAATGGTTATCAATAACAACGCTTGAAGAACTATTTTTTGCATAATTTTTTTTTTAACCACACAAATATAACTAAAAAATTAGTTTAAACTAATTTTTTAGTTAAAAATATGTAACAAAGGTTTTGTATTTTCGTCTTACAATTAAAATAAACTATGGATATTCTTTTGCTTTTTATTGGTTTTATATTAGTATTATTAGGTATAGTAGGCTCTTTTTTACCCATTTTACCTGGTCCTTTAACAGGTTGGATTGGTTTATTGGTACTGCATTTTACATCTGTAATACCAATGAATTGGAATTTTTTAGGAATTACCTTAGGCGTTGCCGTTCTTATTTGGGTGCTCGATTATATAATTCCTGCAATTGGAACCAAGCGTTTTGGTGGAAGTAAATATGGCGTTTATGGAACCACAATAGGTTTAGTTATTGGTTTGCTTACCCCTATTCCTTTTGGTATTTTAATTGGCGCTTTCTTTGGAGCTCTTATAGGCGAATTAATATACGATAGTAAAGACACCAACAGAGCAATAAAAGCCTCTTTCGGCTCTTTTATTGGATTGCTAGCTTCTGCAACCATTAAATTTTCTGTGGCTGTGGTTTTTGTTATTTTATTTTTAATGAAGTTTTGGCAATTTAAAGGAGATTTCTTTTAATTTTCACTGTTTTTAACCAAAAAAATCCTCGAAGCGATGCCTAGGGATTTGCCCTAAAACTGTTATTCAAGTAAAAACGGAAATACCAAGAAATAAAAACTCTTTTAAACAAAAAAAGCGACCCTTTTAAGGGAAGCTTTCCATTGGTTAACAAAACCAAGACACTTTTTCTAAAGTGCCAAACAACACAACTAAATGCTACTTCAACAAAAAGTAGCATGCAAATATACAACGATTTCGTATTTCCGCAAATAATAATCTGCATTTTATTAATACCGCCAATTGCCTAATTCTTTTATAGATTGTATCTTTGCAACCTTTATAAAAACAGAACCTAATACCATACAAAATGCAATTATCAGAACAAGAAGTTGTACGTAGAGAAAAGCTTGTAAAATTAAGAGATTTGGGCATCAACCCTTATCCTGCAGATTTGTTTCCAATCGATTCAAATTCAAAAGAAATAAAACAGCACTTTTCTGAAGGTAAACAGGTAATTATTGCTGGTAGATTAATGTCGCGTAGAATTCAAGGGAAAGCTTCTTTTGCAGAGTTACAAGATGGTGAAGGAAGAATTCAGGTGTATTTTAATCGTGATGAAATTTGTACAGGTGAAGACAAAACTTTGTACAACGAGGTTTATAAAAAACTATTAGATATTGGTGATTTTATAGGAATTACAGGAACACTTTTTACTACTAAAGTAGGCGAAAAAACAGTAATGGTAAAAAGCTTTAAGTTACTTTCTAAAGCATTAAAACCCTTACCTTTACCAAAAACAGATGCAGAAGGCAATACTTTTGACGAGTTTAACGATCCCGAATTACGTTACAGACAACGTTATGCAGATTTAGTGGTAAATCCGCACGTAAAAGAGGTTTTTATAAAACGTACAAAATTATTTAATGCCATGCGTTCTTTTTTTAATAACGCGGGTTATTTCGAAGTAGAAACCCCGGTTTTACAGCCCATTCCTGGAGGTGCTGCAGCAAGACCTTTTATTACGCATCACAATTCGTTAGACATTCCTTTGTATATGAGAATTGCCAACGAACTGTATTTAAAACGGTTAATTGTAGGTGGTTTCGATGGAGTTTACGAATTCTCGAAAAACTTTAGAAACGAAGGAATGGACAGAACACATAATCCTGAATTTACAGCCATGGAAATCTATGTTTCTTACAAAGATTACAATTGGATGATGGATTTTTGTGAACGCTTGTTAGAACATTGTGCCATTGCTGTAAACGGAACTTCAGAAGCTACTTTTGGCGAACATAAAATTAACTTTAAAGCGCCTTACAAACGAATTTCTATGCGCGATTCTATTTTAGAATTTACAGGTTTTGATATTTATGATAAAACTGAGGATGAAATTAGAACCGCAGCAAAATCGATGCATATCGAAGTGGATGAAACCATGGGAAAAGGAAAATTAATTGATGAAATTTTCGGCGAGAAATGCGAAGGAAACTACATTCAACCAACTTTTATTACAGATTACCCAAAAGAAATGTCTCCACTGTGTAAAGAACATAGAGACAATCCAGAACTAACAGAACGTTTCGAATTAATGGTTTGTGGTAAAGAAATTGCCAATGCCTATTCAGAATTAAACGACCCAATTGACCAACGCCAACGTTTTGAACATCAGTTAAAATTAGCTGCAAAAGGAGATGATGAAGCTACCGAATTTATAGATTACGATTTTTTACGTGCTTTAGAATATGGTATGCCTCCAACATCAGGAATGGGAATTGGTATGGATAGGTTAATTATGTTTTTAACCAACAACCAATCTATACAAGAAGTATTATTTTTCCCACAAATGCGTCCTGAGAAAAAAACGCCTTCTGTCGAGTTAAATGACGAAGAAAAAACAGTCTTGGCAATGATTGCAAAAGTAGAGAAAATAGATTTAAACGAGTTAAAAACGCAATCGGGCTTGTCTAACAAAAAATGGGACAAAACCATTAAAGGTTTAACTAAAAAAGAAGTTGCGAAAGTTTCTAAAACAAACGAAGGTTTGTTTGTGGAAGCTTTGTAAAAGTTTTTTAAAGTATAAGATGAAAAGGAATTACAGAAATGTAGTTCCTTTTTTTGTTTAAAAAAACTAACTTCGCTTTTAGTAAGTTTACAAAATGCAAATAAAAGAATATCAAAAAATAATTACGGAAATTTATTCCAACATAAAAAATGTCGAAGACATTGGTAAGGTAGCTAATTATATTCCAGAATTAGGAAGTGTTTCTGCGGATAATTTCGGCATACACATCACTAAAATAAATAACGAAACTTTTGGTATTGGCAATTTCGAAGAAAAATTTTCTATACAAAGTATTTCTAAAATACTAACCCTTGCTTTGGCCTATAAACTAGAAGGCGAAAAATTATGGCAAAGAGTAGATGTAGAACCTTCTGGAAACCCTTTTAATTCGTTACAACAATTAGAATCTGACAACGGAATTCCAAGAAACCCATTTATAAATGCAGGCGCCATTGTAGTTTGCGATGTTTTAATAAGCCATTTAGAAAACCCAAAAGAAGAATTTTTAGCTTTTTGCAGAGAATTATCAAACAATGCTACATTAAATTATTCCGAAAAAGTAGCCAAGTCAGAAAAAAATACAGGTTTTAGAAATGTCGCTCTGTGTAATTTTATAAAGTCTTTTGGTAATATAAAAAATAATGTCGATAAAGTCTTAGACTTCTATTTTTATATCTGCTCTTTAGAGATGAGCTGCAAAGAATTATCTAAAATATTTTTGTTTTTAGCAGATAATAACTTTAAAACCCACAAAGAAAAAAGAGTAATTACAAAAAGCCAAGTAAAGAGAATTAATGCAATTATGCTAACTTGTGGTTTTTATGATGAGTCTGGTGAGTTTGCTTTTAGAGTTGGCTTATCTGGAAAAAGTGGTGTTGGTGGAGGAATTGTCGCGATTCATCCAAATGGATTTTGTATTGCAGTTTGGAGCCCAAAATTAAATAAAAAAGGAAACTCTTACAAAGGAATGTTGTTTTTAGAGCATTTTACAACAAAAACAGCTTGCTCTATTTTTTAAAACTAATTTGTCAGTTTCAATAAAATTGAAGAACTTTTCCTACATTAATAGAGGTAAAATATAAAAAAATCAACTATTTACTTAAATACCAGAAAATTAACACACAAAATATGTTGCAAAAAAATAAAATCTTCTTATTTATATTTTTTCTGTTACTACACTTAAACTCACTTTCGCAAGAAAACAAAGTTGTTAGGGGTTATTTTAAAGATAGTATTGTTTCTATAGAAAGTTGGTTTGGCGATGATAATAAATTAGATAGCTTAAAAACGTATTATCTTTCTGGGAACAAAAAAGAAATTTTCTATTATAATAATGATGAAAAAATTCACGGAAACTGTTTTCAATTTAACGATAAAAATAAAAAAATAGTTACTTGGGAATTTAAGAATGGTAAACTTGTAAATAGAAATGATTTCGCTTTAGAATTTAATCAAAAGAACAAGAAAAAAGTTCGCAATAATATTAATACTTTAAAAGGTATTAATAAAAGAACTGAATTTAATCCTAAAACTTTAAAAGATTTTTATATAAGAGCTGTTGCCAGAAAAAGATTGGGAAATACTTTTTTAGCTCTGCAGGACTTTCAAAATGCAGAGAGATTTATACATCGAAAAAGTGTTCGAGAAAAAGTTTCTCCAAAACTTAAAAGTGATTTATATAGTCAATTAGGTGCTATTTTTGCTGAATTTGAAAATGAAGATTTAGCAATTCACTATAAATTAAAAGCAATAGATCAATTTCCAGAAAATTATACTTATAAGTATAATTTAGGTGCTTATTTATTTCAAATTAAATCTTATAGATTAGCAATAACCTACTTTAATAAAGTGAAAGAAAAATGGAAAAAGCATGCTTTTTCTAATTGGATTTTGGGCGCTATTTATTCCGATTTTCAAGATTATGAAAAAGCACTGGAATTTATAAATTTAGCCTTCGAAAAAGAAGCTAATTTAAATAAATTTGGAGACGGTAAAGCCGAATTAGATATTAGAACCATTAGAGGTTTTATATTACACAAATTAAATAGAACTGATGAAGGAATTACAGATTTAGAAGAAGCTTTAAAAATTAATAAAGAAAATTCTTATGCAAATAAAAATTTAGGAGTTATATATAATGAATTAGGGGAGTTCGAGAAATCTCTTAAATATTTAAACAAAGCAAAAGAATTAAACTACACTCAAAAATATGATTCTAACGATTTAAATTATTATTTAGAAAATTCCATCAACTATACAATAGCAAAACCATTACCAAGTTTAGCCGATTTACCTTACCTAAGCCCTAACCCTGTAAGCACTAATTTTACTATTAAAAATTATTCTTCCGATCATTTTCGATATAAAATACTCGACTACAATACTAATGTAATTCAACAAGGTGTCTCAAAAAAAGTAGATTTTAATATTTCTGAATTACCAAAAGGACTTTATACTTTTATAACTTTAGACAATAAAACACAAGTAAAAAATACTTTCAAAATTATTAAAAATTAATTTTATCAAATTGTAAAATTCTGTTACTACTTTCAATAAAATTGAAGAACTTACTACTTTCAATCAAAATTCACGATATAAAAGTATCTCAACTATTTTCTTTTTTACTTTTTTATAAATCACTAAAAAGATATTGTGAGTGTATTAAGTTGCCATTAAATACCCGGAAATTCGTCTTCGAATCTAAAATTCTAGAATAAAACTTGCCTAATGTTATCTAATTAGCTAACTTTGTGTTAAATTCAGTACTTAGCAGAATTGAGCAAATTTAAACGGAAAATTGAAATTTATAAAAACCATTTTTGAGATTTTTATAATACGCAAGACAAAAATGTACAGGACAAAATTGATTGGACTGTAACAATGGTTCAAACAACCAAAATTGTTCCTAACAAATTTTTAAAGCACCTAACTAACACAGATGGCCTTTGGGAAATGCGAGTGTCTGCGAATAAAGGAATTTTTAGAATATTTTGTTTTTTTGACAAAGGAAATTTGGTTATTCTGTTAAGTGGATTTCAAAAGAAAACGCAAAAAACACCTAAATCGGAATTAAAAAGAGCTGAAAAACTAAAAAAAGAGTATTATGAAGACAAAAAATAACGTTACGAATTGGGACGACCATTTAGACGCCAAATACGGAAAAAAAGGTACTGACAGTAGAGAAAAATTCCAAGAAGAGTTTGAAGCTTTTAAGATTGGTGTTTTGATTCAAGAAGCAAGAAAAAGCAAAAATCTAACCCAACAACAACTTGCAGATAAAGTCGGAACGACTAAAAGTTATATTTCCCGAATTGAAAATAACGCAAGTGATATTCGACTTTCTACTTTGATGAGAATTATCCGAGAAGGATTGGGTGGAAGCTTGAAATTATCGCTGAATATTTAACTCGAGCTAAAAACAATAATCGAAATAACTATATCGCTCACTGCTAATTAGTTGCTCAATCAAAGTTAGGGTGTGTTTGCAAGTCCATCAAATTTTTAAATTTAACGATTTCCAACAAAAAAGTAATATAGTACAATTTAAAAATTCGGCTTGTGTATCATCCGAAAAGTTATCGCTACTTTTTATATAAAACACATTAACGAAAATCAAAAAACAGAAATCTCAAAAAGATTCTTGTTTTTATGAATATCTTTTAAGAGCTAATATTAAGCCTTATCTTTAGTTGTTCTTAGCAAGCTAATTCCGTAAGCAAAAAAGATAAAACCTAAAATCCCAAATACAATCATAGATGTAATTTCTCCTCCACCTTGTAAAACCATATATCCTGTGTAGATTAATCCTATAATTCCTAATGTGGTTAATACTGCTCCAAATGTTCTTTTTAAATTCATTTCCTTCCTTTTTTTCGTTGAAAAGTAAAACTATAAAAAAGAAAGAAAATCTCTAAACCTCAGCATCGTATGAACAACAAATAATAGGATATGAGGCTAAATTTGAGTGGTTTGCAAAAATTATCCCTTAAACTTCATCCCTAAATGCACCACTTTTTTAGTTTCAAAAAAAGGTTCATCAAAATAATTGGGCAAATCGTAAATGGTTGCAGAAGTATATTTTTGTAATTCTTCAGTTAAATCTCCACCTTTTAAATATAGAATTCCGTTTTTAATATCGTGGTTTTGTTTTTTACTGATTTTTCCTTTGGTCCACCCCACAAAGGTTTCCATTTGCGCTACAGCTCTACTCACAATAAAATCGTAGGTATCTTTTATTTCTTCTACCCTACTATTGGTGGTTTTTACATTTTCTAAACCCAAACCAGCCACAACTTCATCTACCACTTTAATCTTTTTTCCGATAGAATCTACCAAATGAAACTGCGTTTCTGGAAACAAAATGGCCAAAGGAATTCCTGGAAAACCACCTCCAGTACCCACATCCATTACTTTAGAACCTGGTTTAAAACTAACAATTTTTGCAATTCCTAAAGAATGTAAAACATGACGCAAGTATAATTCGTCGATATCTTTTCTAGAAACCACATTTATTTTCAAATTCCAATCTTGGTACAACTCTTGCAACTTACCCAATTGCTGAATTTGCGTTTCTGATAAATTTTTAAAATATTTGTGAATAATATCCATCTATATAACATTTAAAGTGCAAAAATAGTTATACTTAACAAACAATTGGCAACAAAAGCTGACGTTTATCATATAAAGCAAATTCAAAAAGATTATTTTTGTAACTTATTTTTAAAACAATTAATGAAAACAATAAATTTTTCTAGAGTAGATAAAGCCAAATTCTTTAGAACTCTAAATAAAAGAGTAAACAATTATTTCAAAGAGAACAATCTAAAAAGAACAGGAAACTGGAAATTGTACACCAAAGCAATTATTATGTTTTCGCTTTTCTTAATTCCGTTTATTTTAATATTAACAGTTTCTATGCCTCAATGGGCTATGGTTTTGCTGATGGTAATTACCGGAATTGGAATGGCTGGAGTTGGTATGAATGTAATGCACGATGCAAACCACGAATCTTTTTCGAAAAGAAAATGGGTAAACAAATTAATGGGAAGCAGTATTTATATTCTTGCAGGAAACGTATATAACTGGAAAGTGCAACACAACGTTTTGCACCACACATTTACCAATGTAGAAGGCCATGATGAAGATATAGATGCTGGTAGAATCATTCGTTTTTCTCAACACTCTTCTTGGTTTCCAATTCATAAAATTCAAAAATATTATTCGATATTTTTATACGGGTTATTAACTATTAACTGGGCAATAACCACAGATATTAAACAAATGCACAGGTATTTAAAACGCAAATTATCTTATGGTAAATTTCCCAATCCTAAAGTAGAGTGGACAAAACTGGTAATTTCTAAAATTGTTTATTATGCACTTTGGATTGTTTTACCATTGTTGGTTTTAGACGTTGCTTGGTGGAAAGTTCTCTTAGGTTTCTTTGTAATGCACTATACAGCTGGGATGATTTTAAGTTTGGTTTTTCAATTGGCACACATTGTACCCAATACAGAAATGCCACTTCCAGACAAAGATGGTAATTTAGAACACACTTGGGCAGTCCACCAGTTATATACCACCTCTAACTTTGCACCTACGAATTGGTTGGTAAACTTCTATACAGGAGGTTTAAATCATCAAGTTGAACATCATATTTTTCCGCATATTTCTCATGTACATTATAATAAATTAGCTAAAATTGTAAAAGAAACAGCACAAGAGTTTAATTTGCCTTACAACGAATACAAAACAATGCGCAAAGCAATTATAGAGCACTTTAGACATTTGGGCGTTTTAGGTCAAAAACCAGAATTAGCATAAATAAAACAACTAAATAGTACAATGAAACATCCATTATCGGACAGAATTAACAGTTTACCCGTTTCTCAAACTTTAGCAATGGCTGCCAAAGCAAGAGAATTAAGAGCAGAAGGAAAAGACATTATTGGTTTAAGTTTGGGAGAACCCGACTTTAATACACCAGATTTTATTAAAGATGCTGCCATAGAAGCCATCAATCAAAACTACAATTCGTATTCTCCAGTAGATGGTTATGCAGAACTGAAAGAAGCAATTTGCGTAAAGTTTAAACGCGACAATAATTTAGATTACAAACCAAGCCAAGTGGTGGTTTCTACAGGTGCAAAACAGTCTATTGCAAACATTGCGCAGGTTTTATTAAACCCTGGAGACGAAGTTTTATTGCCAGCACCTTATTGGGTAAGTTATTCTGCCATTGCAATATTATGTGAAGCAAAATATGTAGAAATTCCTTCTTCAATAGAAAACGATTTTAAA
Coding sequences:
- a CDS encoding glutaminase, yielding MQIKEYQKIITEIYSNIKNVEDIGKVANYIPELGSVSADNFGIHITKINNETFGIGNFEEKFSIQSISKILTLALAYKLEGEKLWQRVDVEPSGNPFNSLQQLESDNGIPRNPFINAGAIVVCDVLISHLENPKEEFLAFCRELSNNATLNYSEKVAKSEKNTGFRNVALCNFIKSFGNIKNNVDKVLDFYFYICSLEMSCKELSKIFLFLADNNFKTHKEKRVITKSQVKRINAIMLTCGFYDESGEFAFRVGLSGKSGVGGGIVAIHPNGFCIAVWSPKLNKKGNSYKGMLFLEHFTTKTACSIF
- a CDS encoding DUF456 domain-containing protein yields the protein MDILLLFIGFILVLLGIVGSFLPILPGPLTGWIGLLVLHFTSVIPMNWNFLGITLGVAVLIWVLDYIIPAIGTKRFGGSKYGVYGTTIGLVIGLLTPIPFGILIGAFFGALIGELIYDSKDTNRAIKASFGSFIGLLASATIKFSVAVVFVILFLMKFWQFKGDFF
- a CDS encoding fatty acid desaturase family protein → MKTINFSRVDKAKFFRTLNKRVNNYFKENNLKRTGNWKLYTKAIIMFSLFLIPFILILTVSMPQWAMVLLMVITGIGMAGVGMNVMHDANHESFSKRKWVNKLMGSSIYILAGNVYNWKVQHNVLHHTFTNVEGHDEDIDAGRIIRFSQHSSWFPIHKIQKYYSIFLYGLLTINWAITTDIKQMHRYLKRKLSYGKFPNPKVEWTKLVISKIVYYALWIVLPLLVLDVAWWKVLLGFFVMHYTAGMILSLVFQLAHIVPNTEMPLPDKDGNLEHTWAVHQLYTTSNFAPTNWLVNFYTGGLNHQVEHHIFPHISHVHYNKLAKIVKETAQEFNLPYNEYKTMRKAIIEHFRHLGVLGQKPELA
- the rsmG gene encoding 16S rRNA (guanine(527)-N(7))-methyltransferase RsmG translates to MDIIHKYFKNLSETQIQQLGKLQELYQDWNLKINVVSRKDIDELYLRHVLHSLGIAKIVSFKPGSKVMDVGTGGGFPGIPLAILFPETQFHLVDSIGKKIKVVDEVVAGLGLENVKTTNSRVEEIKDTYDFIVSRAVAQMETFVGWTKGKISKKQNHDIKNGILYLKGGDLTEELQKYTSATIYDLPNYFDEPFFETKKVVHLGMKFKG
- a CDS encoding transposase, translating into MKYKKWTLAQKLEILSVSEEIGIVEACRKYSVSTGTFYSWRKKFEHKGEAGLKVTYDTKSKELKEAEQENRVLRKLLSDREIELEVQRELLKKKFGTSDPRKI
- a CDS encoding tetratricopeptide repeat protein, which encodes MLQKNKIFLFIFFLLLHLNSLSQENKVVRGYFKDSIVSIESWFGDDNKLDSLKTYYLSGNKKEIFYYNNDEKIHGNCFQFNDKNKKIVTWEFKNGKLVNRNDFALEFNQKNKKKVRNNINTLKGINKRTEFNPKTLKDFYIRAVARKRLGNTFLALQDFQNAERFIHRKSVREKVSPKLKSDLYSQLGAIFAEFENEDLAIHYKLKAIDQFPENYTYKYNLGAYLFQIKSYRLAITYFNKVKEKWKKHAFSNWILGAIYSDFQDYEKALEFINLAFEKEANLNKFGDGKAELDIRTIRGFILHKLNRTDEGITDLEEALKINKENSYANKNLGVIYNELGEFEKSLKYLNKAKELNYTQKYDSNDLNYYLENSINYTIAKPLPSLADLPYLSPNPVSTNFTIKNYSSDHFRYKILDYNTNVIQQGVSKKVDFNISELPKGLYTFITLDNKTQVKNTFKIIKN
- a CDS encoding helix-turn-helix domain-containing protein, producing MKTKNNVTNWDDHLDAKYGKKGTDSREKFQEEFEAFKIGVLIQEARKSKNLTQQQLADKVGTTKSYISRIENNASDIRLSTLMRIIREGLGGSLKLSLNI
- a CDS encoding BlaI/MecI/CopY family transcriptional regulator, which codes for MNKQLTKAEEQIMQVLWDLEKASVKEVIDKLPKPKPAYNTVSTIIRILENKEFVAHKAVGRGFIYYPIIDKETYSNQSLHKLMNGYFNGSFKSMVSFFVKENKMDVKELEAILKEVNKK
- the lysS gene encoding lysine--tRNA ligase, giving the protein MQLSEQEVVRREKLVKLRDLGINPYPADLFPIDSNSKEIKQHFSEGKQVIIAGRLMSRRIQGKASFAELQDGEGRIQVYFNRDEICTGEDKTLYNEVYKKLLDIGDFIGITGTLFTTKVGEKTVMVKSFKLLSKALKPLPLPKTDAEGNTFDEFNDPELRYRQRYADLVVNPHVKEVFIKRTKLFNAMRSFFNNAGYFEVETPVLQPIPGGAAARPFITHHNSLDIPLYMRIANELYLKRLIVGGFDGVYEFSKNFRNEGMDRTHNPEFTAMEIYVSYKDYNWMMDFCERLLEHCAIAVNGTSEATFGEHKINFKAPYKRISMRDSILEFTGFDIYDKTEDEIRTAAKSMHIEVDETMGKGKLIDEIFGEKCEGNYIQPTFITDYPKEMSPLCKEHRDNPELTERFELMVCGKEIANAYSELNDPIDQRQRFEHQLKLAAKGDDEATEFIDYDFLRALEYGMPPTSGMGIGMDRLIMFLTNNQSIQEVLFFPQMRPEKKTPSVELNDEEKTVLAMIAKVEKIDLNELKTQSGLSNKKWDKTIKGLTKKEVAKVSKTNEGLFVEAL
- a CDS encoding IS3 family transposase encodes the protein MSKSKIIKMVGIVSSSYYRKPSGGKKGNKPTKETFHKTKGLVLQDDVVAAIKEVLKDEFIDCGYRLMTSYLNRDGYTINHKKLYRIMKEEGLLKLDNRIDRSGSGRKFVKFRKVYTSRPLECLEMDIKMVWIPSVGKNAYLLSVIDVHTRRILKDYFSFNIKQNHVIALLSALFEDCDYPNNVVIRSDNGSQFIAKKVREYLGLIGVQQEFTHIATPEENAHIEAYHGILKKEVFKRFDYQYFGEIEQILKRYVKFYNNRRIHGLLGRITPMEKWSQDKHLIRRNKLTA